The following are encoded together in the Serratia odorifera genome:
- a CDS encoding YaeQ family protein: protein MALKATIYKATVNIADMDRHFYHDAMLTIAQHPSETEQRMMLRLLAWICHADERLTFTKGLSADDEPEIWQRNDHNGLEMWIEMGLPDEKRIKKACNQSPRVVVYAYGERAARVWWQSMQSKVANHKNLSIRFLDDEQLARLTALANRNMTLQATLQEGTIWLSDAQNSLEIQFAEWQQAQV, encoded by the coding sequence ATGGCGTTGAAAGCAACTATTTATAAAGCCACGGTCAATATCGCCGATATGGATCGTCACTTCTATCACGATGCGATGCTGACCATTGCCCAGCATCCATCAGAGACAGAACAGCGGATGATGTTGCGCCTGCTGGCGTGGATCTGCCACGCTGACGAACGGCTGACGTTTACCAAAGGGCTTAGCGCCGACGACGAACCGGAAATCTGGCAGCGCAATGACCATAACGGTCTGGAAATGTGGATCGAAATGGGGCTGCCGGATGAGAAGCGTATTAAGAAAGCCTGCAATCAGTCGCCACGCGTGGTGGTCTATGCCTATGGCGAACGCGCGGCTCGCGTGTGGTGGCAGTCGATGCAAAGTAAGGTCGCTAACCACAAAAACCTGAGCATTCGGTTTTTGGATGATGAACAATTGGCCCGTCTGACGGCGCTGGCCAATCGCAATATGACGCTGCAAGCGACGTTGCAGGAAGGAACTATTTGGCTGTCTGATGCTCAGAATAGTCTGGAAATCCAGTTTGCCGAGTGGCAACAGGCGCAGGTGTAA
- the arfB gene encoding alternative ribosome rescue aminoacyl-tRNA hydrolase ArfB yields the protein MLELSRNVAIADHEIELTAIRAQGAGGQHVNKTSTAIHLRFDIRASSLPEYYKERLLALNHHLITGDGVVIIKAQEYRSQELNREAALARLVALIRQAMVVEKTRKATKPSKGAKKRRLENKVRKGATKALRGKVRP from the coding sequence TTGCTCGAACTGTCAAGAAATGTCGCCATAGCGGACCACGAGATTGAACTTACGGCCATTCGCGCGCAGGGCGCCGGTGGCCAGCATGTGAATAAAACCTCAACCGCCATCCATTTGCGCTTTGACATCCGGGCCTCCAGCCTGCCAGAGTATTATAAAGAAAGGTTATTGGCGCTTAATCATCATTTGATTACCGGCGACGGTGTGGTGATTATCAAGGCGCAGGAATACCGTAGTCAGGAATTAAATCGTGAAGCGGCACTGGCTCGGCTGGTGGCGCTGATTCGTCAGGCAATGGTGGTGGAAAAAACACGTAAAGCGACCAAACCCAGTAAAGGCGCGAAAAAACGCCGACTGGAAAACAAGGTGCGCAAAGGCGCGACAAAAGCGTTGCGTGGCAAGGTCCGCCCTTAA
- the nlpE gene encoding envelope stress response activation lipoprotein NlpE (NlpE, an outer membrane lipoprotein, interacts directly with CpxA, the sensor histidine kinase of the Cpx system for response to envelope stress.) → MKKITIALFLAAGALSLLGCNNHYQPKEQPLQPMQQSYQGILPCADCSGLETSLFLDEDGTFVLQETYLGSKDGDRTFASYGSWARTADKLVLTDNNGEKRYFHPQGKDLALLDQSGAPIVSTLNYRLQPVEKKLPNTPMALRGSYSYMADAAVFKDCATGKTFPVANNLALEQGYAKAGAEGGEPVFLMLNGHFSVQPSMEEGLVEKALVPDGQIRFDKNQNCASR, encoded by the coding sequence GTGAAGAAAATAACAATCGCGCTGTTTCTAGCCGCAGGCGCACTCTCTTTATTAGGCTGTAACAATCATTACCAGCCCAAGGAACAACCGCTGCAGCCAATGCAGCAAAGTTATCAGGGCATATTGCCTTGTGCCGACTGCTCTGGTCTGGAAACCTCATTATTCCTTGATGAAGACGGGACCTTTGTCCTGCAGGAAACCTACCTCGGCAGTAAGGATGGCGATCGCACGTTTGCCAGCTACGGTAGCTGGGCGCGTACCGCCGACAAGCTGGTGCTGACGGATAACAACGGCGAAAAACGTTATTTCCATCCGCAGGGCAAGGATCTGGCGCTGTTGGATCAAAGCGGCGCGCCGATCGTGTCGACGCTAAACTACCGCTTGCAACCGGTAGAGAAAAAACTGCCAAACACGCCAATGGCGCTGCGTGGCAGCTATAGCTATATGGCGGATGCGGCGGTATTTAAAGACTGCGCCACCGGCAAGACCTTCCCGGTAGCCAATAATCTGGCGCTGGAACAAGGCTATGCCAAGGCCGGTGCCGAAGGCGGCGAACCGGTATTCCTGATGCTGAATGGCCACTTTAGCGTACAGCCGTCGATGGAAGAGGGGCTGGTGGAGAAAGCGCTGGTGCCGGACGGGCAAATCAGGTTCGATAAAAACCAGAACTGCGCCAGCCGATAA